From one Rhodamnia argentea isolate NSW1041297 chromosome 1, ASM2092103v1, whole genome shotgun sequence genomic stretch:
- the LOC115752795 gene encoding uncharacterized protein LOC115752795 isoform X1, with the protein MRILDSFVITKLVLSISLLFLSSSDAVRPDGVCISKGGRFPPFASEGKPPGKVSRGSKDLTLCRIFRQKTCCDVSQTLPALIATRRLSLKGEASNECVQLWELLECSICDPRIGVQPGPPLICASLCDRIFQACSNAYFSMDPKTQVLAPCGVNEVICARASECVSNGTELCLAAGFSVKLDDGRLVGSEAAHCYGGQASLDSISSSWTTADSEMPHVSDDQQRLGGMPYSKTVFWAVGGMVLTGGLLVIRRRRSKSHYQKIAAIQRVARRLEAQTNQKSFNSRSKKGKGG; encoded by the exons ATGCGAATATTGGATTCGTTCGTGATCACGAAGCTCGTGCTCTCGATCAGTCTGctatttctctcttcttccg ATGCGGTGAGACCCGACGGAGTTTGCATTTCGAAAGGTGGTCGTTTCCCGCCCTTTGCTTCAGAAGGGAAGCCTCCAGGAAAGGTTAGTAGAGGGTCCAAGGATTTGACCCTTTGCCGCATTTTCCGGCAAAAGACATGCTGCGATGTGTCCCAGACGCTTCCTGCTTTGATAGCGACTAGGAGGCTCTCTTTGAAGGGAGAAGCAAGCAACGAGTGTGTGCAGCTGTGGGAGTTGCTGGAATGTTCTATCTGCGATCCACGCATTGGTGTTCAGCCTGGACCTCCTCTTATATGTGCCTCTCTTTGTGACAGAATCTTTCAGGCTTGCTCCAATGCTTACTTCTCGATGGATCCGAAGACACAG gttctcgcaCCATGTGGAGTGAATGAGGTGATATGTGCTAGAGCTTCTGAATGTGTATCCAATGGCACTGAGCTGTGCCTTGCTGCTGGTTTTTCTGTGAAATTGGATGATGGTAGACTTGTTGGCTCTGAAGCAGCGCATTGTTATGGCGGTCAAGCTAGTTTAGACTCAATTTCCAGTTCATGGACGACTGCCGATTCTGAGATGCCTCACGTATCTGATGATCAGCAGCGGCTGGGGGGAATGCCATACAGTAAAACAGTATTTTGGGCGGTGGGAGGAATGGTCTTGACCGGAGGACTGCTGGTTATAAG gaggaggagaagcaaGAGCCACTACCAGAAAATTGCTGCTATTCAGCGTGTTGCAAGGAGACTGGAAGCTCAGACAAATCAGAAATCTTTCAATTCACGTAGTAAGAAGGGGAAGGGAGGATAA
- the LOC115752795 gene encoding uncharacterized protein LOC115752795 isoform X2 has protein sequence MRILDSFVITKLVLSISLLFLSSSDAVRPDGVCISKGGRFPPFASEGKPPGKVSRGSKDLTLCRIFRQKTCCDVSQTLPALIATRRLSLKGEASNECVQLWELLECSICDPRIGVQPGPPLICASLCDRIFQACSNAYFSMDPKTQVLAPCGVNEVICARASECVSNGTELCLAAGFSVKLDDGRLVGSEAAHCYGGQASLDSISSSWTTADSEMPHVSDDQQRLGGMPYSKTVFWAVGGMVLTGGLLVIRRRSKSHYQKIAAIQRVARRLEAQTNQKSFNSRSKKGKGG, from the exons ATGCGAATATTGGATTCGTTCGTGATCACGAAGCTCGTGCTCTCGATCAGTCTGctatttctctcttcttccg ATGCGGTGAGACCCGACGGAGTTTGCATTTCGAAAGGTGGTCGTTTCCCGCCCTTTGCTTCAGAAGGGAAGCCTCCAGGAAAGGTTAGTAGAGGGTCCAAGGATTTGACCCTTTGCCGCATTTTCCGGCAAAAGACATGCTGCGATGTGTCCCAGACGCTTCCTGCTTTGATAGCGACTAGGAGGCTCTCTTTGAAGGGAGAAGCAAGCAACGAGTGTGTGCAGCTGTGGGAGTTGCTGGAATGTTCTATCTGCGATCCACGCATTGGTGTTCAGCCTGGACCTCCTCTTATATGTGCCTCTCTTTGTGACAGAATCTTTCAGGCTTGCTCCAATGCTTACTTCTCGATGGATCCGAAGACACAG gttctcgcaCCATGTGGAGTGAATGAGGTGATATGTGCTAGAGCTTCTGAATGTGTATCCAATGGCACTGAGCTGTGCCTTGCTGCTGGTTTTTCTGTGAAATTGGATGATGGTAGACTTGTTGGCTCTGAAGCAGCGCATTGTTATGGCGGTCAAGCTAGTTTAGACTCAATTTCCAGTTCATGGACGACTGCCGATTCTGAGATGCCTCACGTATCTGATGATCAGCAGCGGCTGGGGGGAATGCCATACAGTAAAACAGTATTTTGGGCGGTGGGAGGAATGGTCTTGACCGGAGGACTGCTGGTTATAAG gaggagaagcaaGAGCCACTACCAGAAAATTGCTGCTATTCAGCGTGTTGCAAGGAGACTGGAAGCTCAGACAAATCAGAAATCTTTCAATTCACGTAGTAAGAAGGGGAAGGGAGGATAA
- the LOC115752793 gene encoding serine/threonine-protein phosphatase PP1 isozyme 9-like, with protein MMMMTMEGMMEKGVLDDIIRRLLEGKGGKQVQLSEAEIRQLCINARQIFLSQPNLLELHAPIRICGDIHGQYHDLLRLFEHGGHPPSASYLFLGDYVDRGKHSLETICLLLAYKVRYPDKVFLLRGNHEDAKINRIYGFYDECKRRFNVRLWKIFTDCFNCLPVAALIDDKILCMHGGLSPELNKLDQIKEISRPTDVPDAGLLCDLLWSDPDPSNDGWTDSDRGVSCTFGADKVAEFLDNNDLDLICRGHQVVEDGYEFFAKRRLVTIFSAPNYGGEFDNAGALLSVDENLVCSFEILKPTESKASGSSSSSRMTLKKPPQLGRV; from the exons atgatgatgatgacgatggaAGGGATGATGGAGAAGGGTGTGTTGGATGACATAATAAGGAGATTATTGGAAGGCAAAGGAGGGAAGCAAGTTCAGCTTTCTGAGGCTGAGATCCGCCAACTCTGCATCAACGCTCGCCAAATCTTCCTCTCTCAGCCGAATCTCTTGGAGCTTCATGCTCCTATTAGAATCTGCG GTGATATACACGGACAATACCATGATCTACTGAGGCTATTTGAGCATGGTGGCCACCCTCCTTCTGCGAGCTATCTTTTTTTAGGAGATTATGTAGATCGGGGGAAGCACAGTTTGGAGACGATATGTTTGCTTCTGGCCTACAAAGTAAGATATCCCGACAAAGTTTTTCTCTTGAGGGGAAACCACGAAGACGCGAAAATAAATCGCATCTACGGTTTTTATGATGAGTGCAAAAGGCGATTTAATGTTAGGCTTTGGAAAATCTTTACGGATTGCTTCAATTGCCTGCCGGTGGCTGCCCTTATCGATGATAAGATACTTTGCATGCATGGGGGCCTCTCCCCAGAGTTGAACAAGTTGGATCAAATAAAGGAAATTTCGAGGCCAACAGACGTTCCCGATGCGGGTCTTCTCTGTGATCTCCTGTGGTCTGACCCAGATCCTAGTAATGATGGTTGGACGGATAGTGATCGTGGTGTCTCGTGTACTTTTGGAGCTGATAAGGTTGCTGAGTTTTTGGATAACAACGATCTTGATCTCATTTGCCGAGGTCATCAG GTTGTGGAGGACGGGTACGAATTCTTCGCGAAACGGCGGTTAGTCACAATCTTTTCAGCTCCCAATTATGGAGGGGAGTTTGACAATGCAGGTGCATTGCTAAGTGTCGATGAGAATTTGGTGTGTTCGTTTGAGATACTGAAACCAACTGAAAGCAAAGCTTCTGGCAGTTCTAGTTCTTCAAGAATGACTCTAAAGAAG CCTCCACAGCTCGGAAGAGTCTGA
- the LOC115752801 gene encoding uncharacterized protein LOC115752801: MALVFAPRSVFLSTILCVVAVAVVTSESVRSSPAASAAGKRSAYEILGDYNFPAGILPIGVNGYDLDEPTGKFAAYFNKTCSFSLEGSYQLQYKSTIGGIISKNRLKNLQGVKVKLLFVWVDIVEVSRRGDDLEFSVGIAGADFPIDNFEECPQCGCGLNCDNGGAREMTRRSSRPFVDSY, encoded by the coding sequence atggctctTGTTTTCGCTCCCAGATCGGTATTTCTGTCCACGATCCTCTgcgtcgtcgccgtcgccgtcgtcaCTTCCGAATCGGTGCGTTCGAGccccgccgcctccgccgccggtAAGAGGTCGGCGTACGAAATCCTCGGGGACTACAACTTCCCCGCCGGGATCCTCCCGATCGGCGTCAACGGCTACGATCTCGACGAGCCGACCGGCAAGTTCGCCGCCTACTTCAACAAGACCTGCAGCTTCTCCCTCGAGGGGTCGTACCAGCTACAGTACAAGTCCACGATCGGGGGGATCATCTCGAAGAACAGGCTCAAGAACCTGCAAGGCGTGAAGGTGAAGCTCCTGTTCGTGTGGGTGGACATCGTGGAGGTCAGCCGCCGGGGCGACGATCTGGAGTTCTCCGTCGGCATCGCAGGTGCGGATTTTCCTATTGATAACTTCGAGGAGTGCCCTCAGTGTGGATGTGGATTGAATTGCGATAACGGCGGGGCAAGGGAGATGACGAGAAGAAGTAGTAGGCCGTTTGTTGATTCTTATTGA
- the LOC115752796 gene encoding bidirectional sugar transporter SWEET17-like, with protein sequence MTLSFFFGLLGNVTTGLVYLAPVKTFWHIVKRRSTEEFESIPYVFKLLNAYFWTYYGIVKPNSVVVATVNGFGVVLEITFVAIFLLYAPPRMRMRTAILAITCDVMFPAAAILATQLTLDQQMQITVAGLLSAVFSMVAYGSPLSAMKTVVTTKSVEYMPFLLSFILFVNGGVWTVYAILTHDYFIGIPNGTGFGLGAAQLILYAMYYKPKTKSSPSSSSMAEDKGWQPCEPLIDPTPIPQVVVAQEKD encoded by the exons ATGACGCTGAGCTTCTTCTTCGGATTGCTCGGCAACGTCACCACCGGCCTAGTCTACCTCGCTCCTGT GAAGACGTTTTGGCACATCGTGAAGCGGAGATCGACCGAGGAGTTCGAGAGCATCCCGTACGTGTTCAAGCTGCTGAACGCCTACTTCTGGACTTACTATGGGATCGTGAAGCCCAACAGCGTGGTCGTCGCGACCGTCAACGGCTTCGGTGTCGTCCTCGAGATCACCTTCGTCGCCATCTTCCTTCTCTATGCTCCCCCTAGAATGAGA ATGAGAACTGCAATCCTTGCGATCACATGCGACGTGATGTTCCCAGCAGCAGCAATCTTAGCGACTCAATTAACGTTGGACCAGCAGATGCAGATCACTGTTGCTGGCCTTTTGAGTGCTGTCTTCAGCATGGTCGCCTATGGTTCACCTCTCTCTGCCATG AAGACAGTGGTGACCACAAAGAGCGTGGAGTACATGCCTTTCCTCCTCTCCTTCATCCTCTTCGTCAATGGCGGCGTTTGGACCGTTTACGCCATCCTCACCCACGACTACTTCATCGGA ATACCAAACGGGACCGGGTTCGGACTCGGAGCGGCTCAGTTGATTCTGTACGCGATGTATTACAAGCCCAAGACCAagtcgtcgccgtcgtcgtcgtcaatGGCGGAGGACAAAGGGTGGCAACCATGCGAGCCTCTCATAGATCCAACTCCCATTCCTCAAGTAGTAGTAGCTCAAGAGAAAGATTGA